The Streptomyces halobius genomic interval TCCGGTGCTGTCCCATGATGGTGAACGGATCGGGTTCGCCGGAGTGTCGATCGGCGGCGTGGCCGCGTACGGCGTGCTCGACGAGGCGCGGTGTGTCTACGGCCGTCGGCATCGCAGCCCCGCGCTGCGCTGCGACTGCGGCTTCTACTGTCTGCACACGCTCGCCGACGCCCTGGCCCTGACCTGCGCCGATGCGAACCGTCGGGCGGCGCTCCTGGAGGTCACGGTGCTCGGCGTCTATATCCGCTTCGAGCGCGGGATGCGCTATGCGCGGCAGCGGGTGCGGGTGGTGCGTGTCGGGCCGTGCTGCTGCGGGCTGCCGCCGGAGGTCCTGGCGGACGCGGGCTGGGGCCGGGCGGGGTGGCAGGTGCTGACCGGGGCGTGTGCGGGCTGTGTGGCCGGGCGTGACACGGTGAGTTTCGCGGGGTTCGCCCGGATTGGTGGCGGGGGGCTGCGGGTGGTCCCCGGGCATCTTCAGGGGGAGGACGGCACCGGGCAGAGGGAGGGCGGCACCGAGCCTGGCGATGGGTCTGTTTTATGTGGCGGGCCCGGGCCGGACGCTGGGGGCGGCCTGTGCGCCGGGCCGGATGTCTGTTCTGGCGGTTCCATCGGCCTTGCCCCGTATACCGGCCCGTCCGCCGGTTCCGCCGCTCCCGCCGCTCCCACTGTTCCCGCCTGTCCCGCCACTCCCGCGCTACGCACCCTCGCCGGAATGACCGCCGAGGCGGCCCGTGAGCAGGCCCGGATCGACCGGTTCCACGGGCAGCTCGCGCGGCTGACCGGTGGGACGTAACGGATCCGCGTGTAGCTGGCATGCTCGTGACATCCGACCGCCGTCCGCCGTTAGGCTTGGCGCATGCGTGATCTTGTAGCGGGGATGCGGTACCTGGGCAAGGGCCAGCGGTGGGTCGCCGGGCACGGCCGGTGGTGGGGCTTCGGCCTGATCCCCGCCCTGATCACCCTGGTGCTCTACGCCGCGGCGCTCACCGTCCTCGCGCTCTGGTCCGGTGATATCGCCGCCTGGGCGACGCCGTTCGCGGACGACTGGGGCTCGCCCTGGCAGACGCTGCTGCGTGGGCTGTTCGTGGTGCTGCTGTTCGCCGGTGGGCTGATGCTGTCCGTGCTGACCTTCACCGCCGTCACCCTGCTGATCGGCGACCCCTTCTACGAGTCGCTGTCGGAGAAGGTGGAGGAGAGCGAAGGGCACTGCCCGGAGGGCCCGGACCGGCCGTTCTGGCAAGAGATCTGGATCTCGCTGCGGGACAGCCTCCATGTGCTGCTGCGGGCCGCCGGCTTCGGGGTCCTGCTGTTCGCCCTCGGGTTCGTGCCGGTCATCGGGCAGACCGTGATCCTGGCCATCGGCTTCTGTGTCTCCGGGTTCTTCCTCGCCGTCGAGCTGACGTCGGTGGCGATGCAGCGCCGGGACGTCCCGGTGCGCGAGCGGCTGCGGCTGCTGCGTGGTCGCAAGGCGCTCGCCATCGGCTTCGGCACCCCGATCGTGCTGCTGTTCCTCATCCCGTTCATCGCCGTGATCCTGATGCCGGGCGCGGTGGCCGGCGCGACGCTGCTCGTACGGGATCTGGTGCCCGGTCAGGAGCAGCCCCCGGGAGACGGCGAGAGCGGGAAGGGGCAGCCGGCGGTGCCGTACGGGCAGACCGCGCCGGGACCGGTGACGCCGGGGGACGTCGCGCCTGGGCGGACCGCGCCCGGGCACATCGCACCTGGTCGGGCCGCACCTGGTCAGCCCGCGCCCGGCGGCTTCGGCCCGGCGCCCGCGCCGTACCCGCCATACCCGGGACAGCCGCACCAGCCACCGCAGCACCAGCAGCCGCCACCGCAGCACCAGCCAACGCCGCACCGGCAGCAGCCCTCGCCGTACCCCCAGCACCTCCAGCCACCCCAGCCGCCGGCCGGCTGGTGAGCCACCCGGCAGCCGGGCAGCACACAGCGGAGCGGCCGCCGTCTACCGGTTCGGCGGCCGCTCCGGGCTCATGCGCCCATCACGCCTCAGTCGGGCATGGTGTGCGACCGGGGTTCCAGGTCCTGTGTCCGTTCGGCGGCGGACTCCTCGGACATCTTCTGCTTCCGCTCGCGGTCGGCGCGCTGCTTGGCGGCGCGTTCCTTGCCTGACTTACGGTTCTGCGATTTGGGCATGGTGCTTTTCCTTGTCCGGCCGACATGGCCTGCCTGCAAGTGCCTACCTGCTCAGTAGCGCACTCTCCGTGGGAGTGCGCGAGCTGAGCGTGGCCGGAAGGGTGACGGACCCCGTCACGGCCGGATGCGCAGCACCTGCGGGTCGTGGTCGCTGGCCTGGTCCGCGTACTCGGCGTTGATGTGGACGATGTCGTAGTCGGTACGGGCCAGATGGCGGCTGGTGAGCATGTGGTCCAGGACCTGGGAGTTGCCGTTGTAGACATAGCCGTAGCGCTCGGCGCGCGGCAGGCGGCCGACGAGGTCGGTGAGCACACCGCCGTCGGTCAGGGTCTTCAGGGCGGGGGAGAACTGGTAGTCGTTCAGGTCGCCGGCCACCACCACATCGGCCTTGGGGTCCTTGGCCAGCAGATCCTTGACGAAGGCGTTGACCAGCCGGGCCTGCGCGATGCGCTGGGTCTCGGAGGTCCTGGCCGGTGGCTGGAAACGGCTGTCCAGCCCCTGGTCGCCGCCCTTGGAGTTGAAGTGGTTGGCGACCACGAACACCCTGCTGCCCGGACGGCTCTTCAGCGAGAACTGGCCGACCAGCGGTTTGCGGCTGTCCTGCCATGCCTTGTCGGTGGGGGCGATCCGGCCGGGTGAGGCGGAGAGCGCGGCCTTGCCGTGGTCGTCGACGACCTGCACCGGCGTGGTGGCGTCGCCGCCCTTGACGTCCGTGAACGCCACCCGGTCGGGGTTGAAGAGGAACGCGACCCGGATGTTGCCGCCGGGCTGCCCGCCGTCCTGGCCGTTCACCGGGTCGATCTGCCGCCACTCGTACGCCGGGCCGCCGGCCGCCTTGATGGCGTCGGTGAGCTTCTTCAGGGTGGCCCCCGCGGAGACCACACCGTCGTCGGTGGCGCCGCTGTCGTCCTGCACCTCTTCCAGGGCGACGACATCGGGGGCGGCCAGGTTGTGCACCAGCCCCTTCGCCAGCCGGTCGAACTTGGCCTGCGGGGTGGTGGGGGCGAGGTTCTCGACGTTGTACGTGGCCACGGCCAGCTCGTCGGAGGTCTGCTCGCGGGTGGTCTCCGGCGCCGGGCCGTGGTCGGTGACCTTGCCCAGCTCGGTCGCCCGGAGGGTGTAGCCGCCGTAGTTGGTGTAGTCCAGGGGCCCGGCGGTGGTGCCGGTCAGCTCGTCGCCGACATCGGCCACCGGGAACGGCCGCTCCGCGGAGGGGATCAGGGAAGCGACCTTCACCCGGCCGGAGTTGGGGTCCCCGTAGGAGGCGTAGAGCGTGCCGCCGCGGACCGTGCGGTTGTGGTGCGGTTCGGCGGTGACCCACAGCTCGTGGTAGGCGCTGGTCGGGCCGACGACCGGGGCGTCCTTGACCGAGACCCGCATGCCCTCCAGGGACTCGTAGCGGTCCAGCGCGTACGCACGGGGGCGCAGCGGCAGCGACTCGATGTTCTCGCCGTCCGCCTTGGGGGCGTAACGGCCGGGAACCGACGCCGGGTTGAGGGTGAAGGCGGCCGGAAGCGGGGCGCCGGAGGAGGCGATCTTCCAGGTGGCGTCGGTGATCTGGGTGACGGACTGGAGGCCGGCGTCCTTGCCGCCGGGGTAGTACTCGCCGACCGTGCCGGCGAAGGTGATCGCGTCACCGACGTCGACCTTCGGCGTCTCCTTGCCGGTGAAGACGAAGACGGCCTCGCTGGTCGCCGCGTCGCCGTCCGGGTGCGGGTCCTGCACCCAGAAGCCGCGCGCCGAACCGTACCCCCGGACCGCGGTGACCGTGCCGGGGACACCGCTGACCTGCTTCCCGGCGAGCGGGGATATTCGGGTGGTGCCCTGGATGTGGTGGATCCGGGAGCCCGCGGCGGACGCGGACTGCGGGGCGGTGAGCAGTCCGGTGGCGAGGGCGGCACAGGCCACCGCGCCGACGGCGGCGGGCCTGCGGAGCGAACGACGGGACGGCATGCATGCCTCCGAGGGGGAGAGGGGGTGGGGGGTGAACCGGAAGAGGCGCGCACGTGCACCCGGCGGCCTCTACGCGCGTCAATCTCTTGTGCGGGCAAGGGAGTTGTCAAGGTTCGCCGGGCGACGGATGCCTGACGGGTGGGTGAACCGCCCGAGATACCCGGAATTCCGTCTACGCTGGGTCGTCGCACCAGCCGTAGTCCGTTCGAGGAGCTGAGCCCGAGATGTCCGCAGACCGCCCCACCCTGCCGCCGGTCCGGCTGCACTCCGAAGCGGAGCTGGCCCGGGACGTGCTGAGCGCGCCGCTGATGGCCAGGGCCGCGAAGCTCGCCCGCTGGGCCGAGCCGGGCGTTCCCGTCGGCGTCGGCGGGGAGCTCCTCCAGGAGCCGCTGGCCGCCGCCACCGAGCACCTCGGCCTGGCGGGCGACGAGGACGGCCCCGCGTACACGGCCGAGGCGTGGCAGCTGGCGGTGGACACCGGGCTGGTGGAGGTCGAGGAGACCGCCGAAGCGGCGGACGGCGAGACCGCCGACGACCTCCCGGACGACACCGCGGCCGGCACCGCCACCCCCGGCGAGGAGCTGCGCCTGCTCACCTCCGCCAGCCCGCAGGACGTCCTGGAAATCTGGCTCGGCGGCCTGGACACCGTGCTCGCCGACGCGGCCGCCCCCGACCTCTCCGGCATCGCCGAGCAGCTCGCCGACGGTGGCGAACTCGACCTGGACGCGATCGACTGGAACCCGGAGGAGGAGGCCGAGCTGCTGGACGGCATCCTCGGCAACCTCTATCTGCTGACCGCCCTGAGCGAAAGCCCTGACCAGGACGTTCCGCTGCCCGCCCTGGCCGCCTCCATGATCGTCCCGGACGATATGGACGAGCCGACCGACGACATCCTCGAAGAGGTCTCCGAGGCGATGATGCGCCTGGACGACCAGTTCCGGGTACTGGAGCCGATCGGGCTGGTCGCGTACCGGCCGGTGGACGAGGCGCTCATCGAGGAGCTGGACGAGGACGGCGAGACGGCGCTCCCGGGCTCCGGTCCAGAGGGGACACCCGGCGCGGAGCCGCTCGCCGACGAGGACGTCGCCCGTTACGGCCTGGTCCGTCTCACCCCGCTCGGCATCTACGCCGTACGCGCCCGCATGCTGGACGCCGGGGTGCACGCCCCGGCCGTCGGCGACCTCACCGACAAGGGCGCCGATGTCCTCCTCGACGCGCTGCCCGACTACCCCGAGGCGCTCGCCCAGGCCGAGTCCGAGCAGTGGCTCGCGGCCCGTACGCCCGTGGACGCCGCCCGGGATCTGCTCTCGGCCGCCCGCGGCGACGACGAGCGCGCCCCGCTGCGCCGGCTCGCCGCGCAGCAGACGCTCTCCCTGGTCACGCTGGACGCGGAGGCCGCACTGCGGGAGGTCCTCGACGACCGGCAGCTGGGCGGTCTGGCCCGGGTCTGGCTCGCCGAGCGGGCGGTCTCCGACATTCCCGAGCCCTCCCAGGACATGATCTTCTGGCTGACGGTGGACACCCTCGCCGCCCAGCTGGGCAGCGCGGACGACGAAGCGGCCGCCGAGCTGCGCGACCTGGTCCGGGGCCTGACCGAGCAGCACAGCGGGTTCTTCGATGCGGCCTGGCGAGTGGACCACCCGGCCACCGCCGAGGTCCTGGAGGCCATGGGCCGGCTGCACCCGGACCGTAAGGCCGCCAAGGAGGCCCGTAAGGCCGCGTTCAAGGCGCGCTCCCGGCAGGGCGGCTGAGCTCGGGGCATCTCGGGTGTCTCGGGGGCGTCTCGGGCGTCCGCATCTCCGGGCGTCTTGGGGTCCGTATCCCGGGGTGTCCCGGGGGCGCCGCGGTCTCGGTTGCGAGTGGGGTCAGGGCCTGACCCATGCATGGGACAGGCCCTGACCGCTTCCTGGATGTCGGTACGCGTTCAACCGGAGTTCGAGGACGCGGGGAAGGGTTTCCGGCGCAGGCACAGGGGACCTCAGGCCATCCAGGAGATGACATGCCGCTCACCCGCAGAGACTTCGCCAAGCGTTCCGCCCTCGCCGGTGCGGGCGTGGCACTGGCCGGCAGCGTCGGGGTGCTGGCCACCGCGCCCGGAGCCATCGGCGGGGAAGCGACGGAGGGCGCCGACGACGGCACGGCGGACGGCACGCTCGGCTACGGCCCGCTGGTCCCCGACCCGGACGGCATCCTCGCACTGCCCGCCGGCTTCTCGTACCGGATCATCACCCGGACCGGTGTGACCAAGCTCGACAGCGGCGAGTCCACGCCCTCCAACCACGACGGCACCGGCACCTTCGAGGGCACCCGCGGCAGCACCCTGCTCGTCAACAACCATGAGCTGAAGGGCCCGCGCGCCGACTGGCCGCACCCGGTGCCGCTCGCCGAGGGACTCGTCTACGACCCGGCGGCGTCCGGCGGCTGCACCGTCGTGGAGGTCGCCAAGGACGGTACGCCGGTCGGCGAATGGGTCGGCATCGCCGGCACCTCCACCAACTGCGCGGGCGGGACCACCCCTTGGGGAACCTGGCTGACCTGCGAGGAGAACGAGGACAAGGCCGGCGAGCACGGCATGACCAAGGACCACGGCTATGTCTTCGAGGTCGACCCTTCCCCAGGCTCTCAACTGCGTTCGAGCAGGGGAGGCCCCAATGCCGTCGAGGCCGGCCGTGAGCCCAAGCCCCTCAAGGCGCTGGGCCGTTACGCCCACGAAGCGGTGGTCGTCGACCCCAAGCGCGGCCACCTCTTCCTGACC includes:
- a CDS encoding endonuclease/exonuclease/phosphatase family protein, encoding MPSRRSLRRPAAVGAVACAALATGLLTAPQSASAAGSRIHHIQGTTRISPLAGKQVSGVPGTVTAVRGYGSARGFWVQDPHPDGDAATSEAVFVFTGKETPKVDVGDAITFAGTVGEYYPGGKDAGLQSVTQITDATWKIASSGAPLPAAFTLNPASVPGRYAPKADGENIESLPLRPRAYALDRYESLEGMRVSVKDAPVVGPTSAYHELWVTAEPHHNRTVRGGTLYASYGDPNSGRVKVASLIPSAERPFPVADVGDELTGTTAGPLDYTNYGGYTLRATELGKVTDHGPAPETTREQTSDELAVATYNVENLAPTTPQAKFDRLAKGLVHNLAAPDVVALEEVQDDSGATDDGVVSAGATLKKLTDAIKAAGGPAYEWRQIDPVNGQDGGQPGGNIRVAFLFNPDRVAFTDVKGGDATTPVQVVDDHGKAALSASPGRIAPTDKAWQDSRKPLVGQFSLKSRPGSRVFVVANHFNSKGGDQGLDSRFQPPARTSETQRIAQARLVNAFVKDLLAKDPKADVVVAGDLNDYQFSPALKTLTDGGVLTDLVGRLPRAERYGYVYNGNSQVLDHMLTSRHLARTDYDIVHINAEYADQASDHDPQVLRIRP
- a CDS encoding cytochrome P450, translating into MSADRPTLPPVRLHSEAELARDVLSAPLMARAAKLARWAEPGVPVGVGGELLQEPLAAATEHLGLAGDEDGPAYTAEAWQLAVDTGLVEVEETAEAADGETADDLPDDTAAGTATPGEELRLLTSASPQDVLEIWLGGLDTVLADAAAPDLSGIAEQLADGGELDLDAIDWNPEEEAELLDGILGNLYLLTALSESPDQDVPLPALAASMIVPDDMDEPTDDILEEVSEAMMRLDDQFRVLEPIGLVAYRPVDEALIEELDEDGETALPGSGPEGTPGAEPLADEDVARYGLVRLTPLGIYAVRARMLDAGVHAPAVGDLTDKGADVLLDALPDYPEALAQAESEQWLAARTPVDAARDLLSAARGDDERAPLRRLAAQQTLSLVTLDAEAALREVLDDRQLGGLARVWLAERAVSDIPEPSQDMIFWLTVDTLAAQLGSADDEAAAELRDLVRGLTEQHSGFFDAAWRVDHPATAEVLEAMGRLHPDRKAAKEARKAAFKARSRQGG
- a CDS encoding alkaline phosphatase PhoX, giving the protein MPLTRRDFAKRSALAGAGVALAGSVGVLATAPGAIGGEATEGADDGTADGTLGYGPLVPDPDGILALPAGFSYRIITRTGVTKLDSGESTPSNHDGTGTFEGTRGSTLLVNNHELKGPRADWPHPVPLAEGLVYDPAASGGCTVVEVAKDGTPVGEWVGIAGTSTNCAGGTTPWGTWLTCEENEDKAGEHGMTKDHGYVFEVDPSPGSQLRSSRGGPNAVEAGREPKPLKALGRYAHEAVVVDPKRGHLFLTEDADEPNGLFYRWSPPQGFRHGRGKLRTLADDAGVLAAPKCFDSGGRFVDDLSRATKTGTVYGVDWIEVPDRDARTTSVRKQFADDEITRARKLEGMWWADGGAYIVSSFAREESPVQHDGQVWFYNPSRRTLTLKVLLGVNPDPAEDGALDGPDNITVSPYGGLIIAEDGEGVQHLFGATEDGRTYPIARNEVNVGTAEEPEFGEFTGPVFSPDGRTLFANIQDPGIMLAITGPWKRQR
- a CDS encoding EI24 domain-containing protein; this translates as MRDLVAGMRYLGKGQRWVAGHGRWWGFGLIPALITLVLYAAALTVLALWSGDIAAWATPFADDWGSPWQTLLRGLFVVLLFAGGLMLSVLTFTAVTLLIGDPFYESLSEKVEESEGHCPEGPDRPFWQEIWISLRDSLHVLLRAAGFGVLLFALGFVPVIGQTVILAIGFCVSGFFLAVELTSVAMQRRDVPVRERLRLLRGRKALAIGFGTPIVLLFLIPFIAVILMPGAVAGATLLVRDLVPGQEQPPGDGESGKGQPAVPYGQTAPGPVTPGDVAPGRTAPGHIAPGRAAPGQPAPGGFGPAPAPYPPYPGQPHQPPQHQQPPPQHQPTPHRQQPSPYPQHLQPPQPPAGW